The following proteins are co-located in the Bacteroidota bacterium genome:
- a CDS encoding transposase, producing the protein MDETRSKCKKPQRYEIETQTIGFDQNHVHFLCRFLPKYSGGQVIRVIKSITSQAIFRR; encoded by the coding sequence TTGGATGAAACCAGAAGCAAGTGTAAAAAACCGCAGCGCTATGAAATAGAAACGCAAACAATTGGGTTCGACCAGAACCATGTTCATTTTTTGTGCAGGTTTTTGCCAAAATATTCTGGTGGGCAAGTAATACGGGTAATCAAAAGCATCACCTCGCAGGCAATATTCAGACGC